The window CGGACCGGATGCGCGGTCGCGGCGATGCGGGCGAGCAGGTCGGGGCCGGGGGCGGGGGGCAGGTCGGTGGCGAGCCCGCGGGCGCGCTTGGCGCGGCCCGGCTCGGGGATCGCCTCGCGGGTGATGTCGACGGTCAGCGCCGCGCCCAGCGTGACGCCGGGGGGCGCGCGGTCGAGCATCACCTCGCGTCCGTCGGGCAGGGTGGCGACGGTGCGCTCGGTCAGGCGGGCCGGCGAGACGGTGCCGACGCGCAAGGTTTCGGGTAGTTCGATCCGCGCGGCGAGGATGCGCTCGTCCTCGACCAGCGCGGCGCGGGCCTCGCCCACGCCCTCCTCGTACAGCCACTCAGCCAAAGGCGACGCCGGCGGTCGCGAGCAGCGCGCGGGTCTCGAACAGCGGCAGGCCGATCACGCCGGAATGGCTGCCCTGGAGGAAGCGGACGAAGGCCTCCGCGCGCCCCTGGATCGCATAGCCGCCCGCCTTGCCGAGCCCTTCGCCGCAGGCGACATAGGCGTCGATCTCGGCCGGGGAGAGCGGCTTGAACGCGACGATCGTGTCGGCGAGGCGGGTGCGGACATGGCCGTCCGGCGCGATCACGCATACCGCGGACAGCGCGTGGTGGCGCCGCCCCGACAGCAGCCGCAGCAGCGTGCGCTGCACCTCCTCGGTATCGGCGGGAGGGAGGATGCGGCGCCCCAGCGCGATCGTGGTGTCGCCCGCCAGCACCGCCTCGCCCGCGGTGCGGGGGACGGCGCCCGCCTTCTCCTCCGCCAGCCGCAGCGCGTATGCGCGCGGCAGTTCGCCGGCGCGCGGCGTCTCGTCGATCGCGGGCGCATGGACGCGCGCAGGCACGACGCCGATCCGCGCGAGCAGATCGCGTCGCCGCGGGGAGGAGGAGGCGAGGACGAGGTCGGTCACGAACGTCCGCCGTCAGCGGCGGCAGTGCATCTCAGGACGGGCCGGGGCCGCCGCGACCGGGCATGAAGCGGTAGGTGATCCGCCCCTTGGTCAGGTCGTAGGGGGTCAGTTCGACCAGCACCTCGTCACCGACGAGCACGCGGATGCGATTCTTGCGCATCTTGCCCGCGGTGTGGCCCAGGATCTCGTGATCGTTCTCGAGCCGGACGCGGAACATCGCGTTGGGCAGCAGTTCCACCACCTGCCCGCGCATCTCGAGGAGTTCTTCTTTCGCCAAACGGTGTCTCTTTCGCGTTGAATGCGCGCGCCCATAGCCGAGACGACGGGAAAAGGGAAGGCGAGCGCGGGGGGTGCCGACGCGTCGGGGCGCGGCTGCGCTGGCGATATGGGGTGGGGAGGCGGCGAGAGCAAGCGGCGTCCGTCATGCGCGATGACGGACGCCGAAGTTGCGGGCGTCAGCCGCCGTGGGAGGCGAGCGCCGCGAGCAGGAGAAGGGCGACGATATTGGTGATCTTTATCATCGGATTGACCGCGGGACCGGCGGTATCCTTGTACGGATCGCCGACCGTGTCGCCGGTCACCGCCGCCTTGTGCGCCTCCGATCCCTTGCCGCCGTGGTTGCCGTCCTCGATGTATTTCTTGGCATTGTCCCACGCGCCGCCGCCCGAGGTCATCGACAGCGCGACGAACAGCCCGGAGACGATCACGCCCAGCAGCATCGCGCCCAGCGCCGCGAAGCCGGACGCCTGCCCGTCGACCGCGGTGACGACGAGGTAGAGCGCGATCGGCGACAGCACCGGCAGCAGCGACGGCACGATCATCTCGCGGATCGCGGCGCGGGTGACCAGGTCGACGGTGCGGCCATAATTGGGGCGGCTGGTCCCCTGCATGATACCGGGGTTGTCGCGGAACTGCCCGCGCACCTCCTCCACCACCGCGCCCGCCGCGCGGCCGACCGCGGTCATGCCGAACGCGCCGAACAGATAGGGCAGGAGCGCACCGAGCAGCAGCCCGACGATGACGTACGGATTGCCGAGCGAGAAATCGACGGTCAGGTCGGGAAAATACGTCTCCAGATCGGTCGTATAGGCGCCGAACAGCACCAGCGCGGCGAGGCCGGCGGAGCCGATCGCATAGCCCTTCGTCACCGCCTTGGTCGTGTTGCCGACCGCGTCGAGCGCGTCGGTCTTGTGCCGCACCTCGTCGTCCAGCCCGGCCATCTCCGCGATGCCGCCGGCATTGTCGGTGACGGGACCATAGGCGTCGAGCGCGACGACCATCCCCGCGAGCGCCAGCATCGAGGTCGCCGCGAAGGCGATGCCGATGATCCCGGCCAGCTTGTAGGTGGCGACCACCGCGACGACGATCACGATCGTCGGCAGCGCGGTCGCCTCCAGCGAGATGGCGAGCCCCTGGATCACGTTGGTGCCGTGGCCGGTCTCGCTCGCCTTCGCGATCGACTTGACCGGGCGATAGTTGGTGCCGGTGTAATATTCGGTGATCCACACGATCAGCCCGGTCACGGCAAGGCCGATCATCATGCACCAGAACAGGTCCATGCCGGTGAAGCCCGAGGCGGTCGGCAGGCCAGCGACCGCGGTATCCGCGGGCGTGGTCGACCCGGCGAGCGGCGCGGCGCCCGCCCCGCCATCGAGGAAGCCGGCGCCGCCGATCACGGTGTTCATGTCGCCCAGCGCCCAGCTGGTGGCGAACCAGATCGCCGGCACCGACAGGATCGCCGAGGTCCAGAAGCCCTTGTACAGCGCGCCCATGATCGATCCGCTCTTGCCCAGCCGGACCATGTACGTGCCGATGATCGAGGTGACGATGCAGACCCCGCCGACCGCCAGCGGCAGGCCCATCAGCCGCGCGAGTTCGGCGGCATCGGCCTGGATCAGCAGCGCGATCGAGACCATCGTCACGCCCAGCGTCACGACATAGGTTTCGAACAGATCGGCCGCCATGCCCGCGCAGTCGCCGACATTGTCGCCGACGTTATCCGCGATCACCGCGGGGTTGCGGGGGTCGTCCTCCGGGATGCCGGCCTCCACCTTGCCGACCAGATCGGCGCCGACGTCGGCCGCCTTGGTGAAGATGCCGCCGCCCAGCCGCGCGAAGATCGAGATCAGCGACGCACCGAACGCCAGCGCGGTCAGCGCCTCGACGATGGCACGGTCGTTGGGCAGCAGCGCCGCCGGCCCGGTCAGGTACCAGAAGAAGCCCGCGATCGCGAGCAGGCCCAGCCCGGCGACCAGCATGCCCGTCACCGCACCGGAACGGAA of the Sphingomonas adhaesiva genome contains:
- a CDS encoding Maf family protein, with translation MTDLVLASSSPRRRDLLARIGVVPARVHAPAIDETPRAGELPRAYALRLAEEKAGAVPRTAGEAVLAGDTTIALGRRILPPADTEEVQRTLLRLLSGRRHHALSAVCVIAPDGHVRTRLADTIVAFKPLSPAEIDAYVACGEGLGKAGGYAIQGRAEAFVRFLQGSHSGVIGLPLFETRALLATAGVAFG
- the infA gene encoding translation initiation factor IF-1, giving the protein MAKEELLEMRGQVVELLPNAMFRVRLENDHEILGHTAGKMRKNRIRVLVGDEVLVELTPYDLTKGRITYRFMPGRGGPGPS
- a CDS encoding sodium-translocating pyrophosphatase, with protein sequence MTIVTLAIVCGVIAVLYGFVTSRQVLSASPGNERMQDIASAIQEGAKAYLTRQYTAIAVVGAVVAVVLLFTLGTLSTVGFVIGAVLSGVAGFVGMNISVRANVRTAEAARTSLQGGLTMAFRSGAVTGMLVAGLGLLAIAGFFWYLTGPAALLPNDRAIVEALTALAFGASLISIFARLGGGIFTKAADVGADLVGKVEAGIPEDDPRNPAVIADNVGDNVGDCAGMAADLFETYVVTLGVTMVSIALLIQADAAELARLMGLPLAVGGVCIVTSIIGTYMVRLGKSGSIMGALYKGFWTSAILSVPAIWFATSWALGDMNTVIGGAGFLDGGAGAAPLAGSTTPADTAVAGLPTASGFTGMDLFWCMMIGLAVTGLIVWITEYYTGTNYRPVKSIAKASETGHGTNVIQGLAISLEATALPTIVIVVAVVATYKLAGIIGIAFAATSMLALAGMVVALDAYGPVTDNAGGIAEMAGLDDEVRHKTDALDAVGNTTKAVTKGYAIGSAGLAALVLFGAYTTDLETYFPDLTVDFSLGNPYVIVGLLLGALLPYLFGAFGMTAVGRAAGAVVEEVRGQFRDNPGIMQGTSRPNYGRTVDLVTRAAIREMIVPSLLPVLSPIALYLVVTAVDGQASGFAALGAMLLGVIVSGLFVALSMTSGGGAWDNAKKYIEDGNHGGKGSEAHKAAVTGDTVGDPYKDTAGPAVNPMIKITNIVALLLLAALASHGG